In Trifolium pratense cultivar HEN17-A07 linkage group LG7, ARS_RC_1.1, whole genome shotgun sequence, a genomic segment contains:
- the LOC123894835 gene encoding expansin-A23-like yields the protein MAISHSFIPLTFFILLFKQVIAGIDTNWYDAHATFYGGPSGAGTMQGACGYGDLYKQGYGLANTALSTALFNNGATCGACFQLVCVNDPQWCIKGARPITVTATNFCPPDYSKTTDIWCNPPQKHFDLSYKMFTSIAYEKGGIIPVKYRRVSCFKRGGVRFEINGNPNFLLVLVFNVANAGDVSRVSVKGSKTGWIPMKRNWGQKWDSGVNLVGQALSFQVTTSDGKTLEFYSVSPYNWQFGQTYEGRGNF from the exons ATGGCTATTTCTCACTCTTTCATTCCTTTGACCTTTTTCATATTGCTCTTCAAACAGGTCATAGCCGGCATTGATACAAATTGGTATGATGCTCACGCAACCTTCTATGGTGGTCCGTCAGGAGCTGGAACCATGC AGGGGGCTTGTGGTTATGGTGATCTCTACAAACAAGGATATGGACTTGCAAACACAGCACTAAGCACAGCTCTATTCAATAACGGAGCTACTTGTGGTGCTTGTTTTCAGTTAGTTTGTGTGAACGATCCTCAATGGTGCATAAAGGGTGCAAGGCCAATCACGGTAACCGCAACAAATTTTTGTCCTCCAGATTACTCCAAAACCACTGATATTTGGTGTAATCCACCACAAAAACACTTTGACTTGAGTTATAAAATGTTCACTTCTATTGCCTACGAAAAAGGCGGTATCATACCAGTTAAATATCGACGTGTTTCATGTTTCAAAAGAGGGGGTGTAAGGTTTGAGATCAAcggaaaccctaatttcttgttAGTTTTGGTGTTCAATGTTGCCAATGCTGGCGATGTTTCTCGTGTTAGTGTCAAAGGGTCTAAGACTGGCTGGATTCCCATGAAACGCAATTGGGGACAAAAGTGGGATTCTGGAGTTAATTTGGTAGGACAAGCTTTGTCATTTCAAGTTACTACAAGTGATGGAAAAACTTTGGAGTTTTATTCAGTTTCTCCTTACAACTGGCAATTTGGACAGACTTATGAGGGTCGGggtaatttttag
- the LOC123894837 gene encoding expansin-A23-like — protein MAISHSFILLTFFILLLKQVIAGIDTNWYDAHATFYGGPSGAGTMQGACGYDDLYKQGYGLANTALSTTLFNNGATCGACFQLVCVNDPQWCIKGARPITVTATNFCPPDYSKTTDIWCNPPQKHFDLSYKMFTSIAYEKGGIIPVKYRRVSCFKRGGVRFEINGNPNFLLVLVFNVANAGEVSRVSVKGSKTGWIPMKRNWGQKWDSGVNLVGQALSFQVTTSDGKTLEFYSVSPYNWQFGQTYEGRGNF, from the exons ATGGCTATTTCTCACTCTTTCATTCTTTTGACCTTTTTCATATTGCTCCTCAAACAGGTCATAGCAGGCATTGATACAAATTGGTATGATGCTCACGCAACCTTCTATGGTGGTCCATCAGGAGCTGGAACCATGC AGGGGGCTTGTGGTTATGATGATCTCTACAAACAAGGATATGGACTTGCAAACACAGCACTAAGCACAACTCTATTCAATAACGGAGCTACTTGTGGTGCTTGTTTTCAGTTAGTTTGTGTGAACGATCCTCAATGGTGCATAAAGGGTGCAAGGCCAATCACGGTAACCGCAACAAATTTTTGTCCTCCAGATTACTCCAAAACCACTGATATTTGGTGTAATCCACCACAAAAACACTTTGACTTGAGTTATAAAATGTTCACTTCTATTGCCTACGAAAAAGGCGGTATCATACCAGTTAAATATCGACGTGTTTCATGTTTCAAAAGAGGGGGTGTAAGGTTTGAGATCAAcggaaaccctaatttcttgttAGTTTTGGTGTTCAATGTTGCCAATGCTGGCGAAGTTTCTCGTGTTAGTGTCAAAGGGTCTAAGACTGGCTGGATTCCCATGAAACGCAATTGGGGACAAAAATGGGATTCTGGAGTTAATTTGGTAGGACAAGCTTTGTCATTTCAAGTTACTACAAGTGATGGAAAAACTTTGGAGTTTTATTCAGTTTCTCCTTACAACTGGCAATTTGGACAGACTTATGAGGGTCGGggtaatttttag
- the LOC123894836 gene encoding expansin-A23-like: MAISHSFIPLTFFILLFKVIAGIDTNWYDAHATFYGGPSGAGTMQGACGYGDLYKQGYGLANTALSTALFNNGATCGACFQLVCVNDPQWCIKGARPITVTATNFCPPDYSKTTDIWCNPPQKHFDLSYKMFTSIAYEKGGIIPVKYRRVSCFKRGGVRFEINGNPNFLLVLVFNVANAGEVSRVSVKGSKTGWIPMKRNWGQKWDSGVNLVGQALSFQVTTSDGKTLEFYSVSPYNWQFGQTYEGRGNF; the protein is encoded by the exons ATGGCTATTTCTCACTCTTTCATTCCTTTGACCTTTTTCATATTGCTCTTCAAGGTCATAGCCGGCATTGATACAAATTGGTATGATGCTCACGCAACCTTCTATGGTGGTCCGTCAGGAGCTGGAACCATGC AGGGGGCTTGTGGTTATGGTGATCTCTACAAACAAGGATATGGACTTGCAAACACAGCACTAAGCACAGCTCTATTCAATAACGGAGCTACTTGTGGTGCTTGTTTTCAGTTAGTTTGTGTGAACGATCCTCAATGGTGCATAAAGGGTGCAAGGCCAATCACGGTAACCGCAACAAATTTTTGTCCTCCAGATTACTCCAAAACCACTGATATTTGGTGTAATCCACCACAAAAACACTTTGACTTGAGTTATAAAATGTTCACTTCTATTGCCTACGAAAAAGGCGGTATCATACCAGTTAAATATCGACGTGTTTCATGTTTCAAAAGAGGGGGTGTAAGGTTTGAGATCAAcggaaaccctaatttcttgttAGTTTTGGTGTTCAATGTTGCTAATGCTGGCGAAGTTTCTCGTGTTAGTGTCAAAGGATCTAAGACTGGCTGGATTCCCATGAAACGCAATTGGGGACAAAAGTGGGATTCTGGAGTTAATTTGGTAGGACAAGCTTTGTCATTTCAAGTTACTACAAGTGATGGAAAAACTTTGGAGTTTTATTCAGTTTCTCCTTACAACTGGCAATTTGGACAGACTTATGAGGGTCGGggtaatttttag
- the LOC123894838 gene encoding biotin carboxyl carrier protein of acetyl-CoA carboxylase-like, protein MDSTAAIRSFHYPIGTISHVRSSIVKAAVVPCQKVRWNSNIRGKKTLVSCAKTVEAINATKSDASSDSTPQNSLDKKPLQTATFPNGFEALVLEVCDETEIAELKLKVGEFEMHLKRNIGANTGASKVPLSNISPTTPPPIPSKPIYESAPDTPEPLPPISSPEKTNPFANVSSQKSSKLTALEASGANTYVLIKSPTVGLFRRGRTVKGKRLPPICKEGDVIKEGQVIGYIDQFAAGLPIKSDVAGEVLKLLVEDGDPVGYGDPLIAVLPSFHDIK, encoded by the exons ATGGATTCCACCGCTGCCATTCGATCCTTTCACT ATCCCATAGGCACTATATCCCATGTGCGATCCTCGATTGTTAAGGCAGCTGTAGTTCCCTGTCAGAAAGTCAGATGGAACTCTAATATCAGGGGGAAGAAAACACTGGTTTCATGTGCAAAAACAGTTGAAGCTATCAATGCAACAAAGTCTGATG CTTCTTCGGACAGCACTCCACAAAACTCATTAGACAAAAAGCCATTGCAAACTGCTACTTTTCCTAATGGATTTGAG GCTTTGGTATTAGAGGTCTGTGACGAGACTGAAATTGCTGAACTGAAATTAAAG GTTGGTGAGTTTGAGATGCATCTTAAGCGAAACATTGGAGCAAACACTGGAGCATCAAAAGTTCCATTGTCTAACATTTCACCAACTACACCACCACCTATTCCAAGTAAACCAATCTACGAATCAGCACCGGATACCCCAGAGCCATTGCCACCGATATCATCTCCAGAAAAAACCAACCCATTTGCAAATGTTTCATCACAAAAGTCATCAAAGTTGACAGCATTGGAGGCTTCTGGTGCCAATACATATGTGTTAATAAAATCTCCTACG GTCGGTTTATTCCGAAGAGGTAGAACAGTGAAAGGGAAGAGGCTTCCTCCTATCTGTAAAGAG GGTGATGTAATCAAAGAAGGGCAAGTGATAGGGTATATAGATCAGTTTGCCGCTGGACTTCCCATTAAG TCAGATGTAGCTGGAGAAGTGTTAAAGCTACTCGTTGAGGATGGAG